The Aythya fuligula isolate bAytFul2 chromosome 1, bAytFul2.pri, whole genome shotgun sequence nucleotide sequence GAACATAACTTTGAAGTTCAGAGGTGTCTCATGCTTACCAGCAAGGTTAAtgactgttttgctttgctgcagaCCATCCTATGCATTTAATCAACGCACTGAAGACAGATGGGATGGGTGGGGAAGTAGAATGAGGTTGTTGTTCCTTTGgagaaaactctttttattttcttatgtctTGACCTTCAGGTCTGCGCACAATTTGAAACAACCAAGTCGTTGGTCttgaaagcatttcagaagaagCATCGTGGTGCTTGCAAAGCGCAGAAGCAGGATGCCAACCACGGGCTGCCTTGCGCGAGGGGAGCTTGTCAAAGACCTGCAGCCTGCAAATTCCCTCCTTTAACTTTCGAGAGTTCGGAAGGACGCGCAGCCTGCTCCCCAGACGCGCTGAATCTCGCAGGGCGGAAGGCACAGCACCCTCAGGGCCGGTGCGAGAACAGCAGGGCACCACACAACAGCGTTTGGGTGGACAGCTCCCAGAGCGGTGAGGAAACACCCCCAGAGCCCGCTCCCCAGCCTGTGGGGCCAGCAGCCTTCAGCCCACCGGACATCGGCACTCCAGAGCCTCCTGTGCGGGGCGGGAGGTGCAGCAGCGCCCCGTCACCGCCCGGCGCTGAGCTCTGCGGGcccggggaggcggcggcggtgcTGGTGGCGGACACCCCGCAGGAGCAGTACGGGGTCCGCGTCACCTGGCGGCAGCGGCCTCGCGTCCTGCAGTACCTGCGGCAGCGGGGCAGGCTGAGCAGCGCCGACATCATGGTGCGGAGGGACccggggctctgctggggacaGGCGCGGTAGCTCGGCCGCAGCCAGCCTTCCtcccgaggaggaggaggaggaggaggaggaggagggaccCGAGGGGCCGCGCTCCGCCCTCAGGCGGCCCCGGTGTCGCGCGTGCGCGGCTCCATCGCTCCGAGCGGGGCGGGGTGGCGGCAGCGGGTTCCGCCGCCACGCTGCGCCCCGAGGCGGGGCCATGGCAACGGCGGGGCCGGGCATGGAGAGCGCCGGGGGCCGCGGCACGGCCGGCGCGGGGTgagtgagggagggagggagggagcgggaCGGCGGGGCGACGAGCCCGAGGGGACGGGGCgcgggcggcagcagcagccctgccctgcgccgcctcctccctgctgtggcccggccgggcgctgcggggccgtgGCTGTGCCCGTGCCAGGGCGAGGGGCGGCTGGAAGGGGCTCGGGGATGGGGCTTTGCATGGGGATTACGCCTGTGGCGTctgaatggcaaaaaaaaaaaaaaacacttgaggTTGAACGTGGGGATACGGGCAGCTGATGAAGGAGAGAGGAGGTGTTTATTTGGGGTAAGCGTTGTCATTTTAGTTGAGGAGAGTGGAATGAGGCAATAGAGCGAGAAGGGGTCTGCTAATCTCGTGGGTCCACCAAATGTGCTGTGAAACATTAAAgtcagcagaaggaagaaatcttCTAAGATTGAGGTTTGTATACCGATtctagaactttttttttcttttaattcttttaattttatgccAATAAATTTTCTTGCATAGATATTAGACTTTTAAATTTTTACAGAATTGAAGCCACAGAGAACAACACTGCTCTTTTGATAAGTTGCAGTAGCACAACTTCTTTCTACTAAGAAACTTATTTTGCATGCCTATAGGGGTGCCTCACAGAAGCAGCCTTACATTAGTGCAAGTTCATCCCTCTCAGCCCCagtttattaaagaaataatctattttctttatCGGTCTCCATTGATTAAGGTAAGAATACTAGAATACATGAACCTAAATAAATGTATGTAGTCTTTAAATAGATATTTAAGGCTTATTATTTTTAGGGTTTTGACTTGGAATGTTCAGGAACACTATAATAAATTGcaggaagacaaacaaacaaaacccccacaACTGTATTCTTAGGAAGGGTCTTTTCCTAAGAAGGAAATGGTAAAGGTATCTGTAAATGACTAATTTAGTAATTACAGCTCTTGTTTGGCAAAGCAAACTGGAGAGGTCCCACGTGACTGGAAGCTAACAAACATTTGCCCTTTTTGAAAACTGgaacagaaagaagaccctggtaacTATGGATCTGTCAATCTCATTTCAGTCCCTCATAAAATTATAGTGAAGTTTTTTCCGAGAGTTACTGcaaaacacctgaaagacaATACAGTCATTGGTCACAGCCAACATGGGGTCATGAGGGGAAGGTTCTGCTTaatgaacttaatttccttttatgataaggtCACCCACCTAGTTGACCAACAGAAGCCAGTTTAtgtttttggatttcagtaaagtttCCCCCAGTATCGTTCTGGGCAAAATGTCTATCTTACAGCTAGGTAAATACATAATACGAGTGGTGAACAACTGGTTGATGGGTTGGTCTCAAAGAGTTAgagtaaatggggttacatcaggctggtggccactcactagtggggttccacAGGGCTCCATTCTGGGACCAAGCAAATGGCATGAACCTGTCACAGATGAGGTTCAGGGTGGATACTGGGAGAAGGTTCTTCACCAACTGGTTgtcgggcactggaacaggcttcccagggaagtggtcatggcaccaagcctgatggagttcaagaagtgtttggacaacacaTTCAGACATGGTTTCATTTtagggtggtcctgtgtggaacCAGGATTGGGACTctgtgatccttgtgggtcccttccaactcaagatattctatgatttgatGAATTTGTTACTTGTCCAgtctttttgtaaagaaaaatgaatgtggtACATTATTGCTAATAACCAACAATTTAACCTTTGACTTTCAGCTAGGCATGACAAAGCTATCTTAATGCTTTATAATATGATAATATTGATGGAGCTATTTCATTGTTTTGATTAGTGCTACAACATTCCTTTTCATTTGGGAaagtctgaaattaaaaatgctggGTAAGGTTAACACGTTCAGATAAATTAACTAAAATCACTGCGTTTAAAATATTGAGAAGGCAATTTGAGTCTTTTGGTAGTAAGTGCTTGACAGTCTCGGAGACTAATGAACTTTACCATTTCACACAATAATTATATAGTAAACAGCAATGTTTTAAGCTTCCCACACGCTTTCTTCCAAATGGGATTCAGCTTCTGACTTGGAGATGTCACACATGAAGAACATTGTTTTCAGGACATTGAAATCTTGACCGACTTTTCAGAGATTACAAAAATGGATGTCAACTACAATGGTCCCTactgtattgggtttacgtgGTAAGGTTTTGGTTGTGAGGGGCTGCAGGCGGAGTTTCTGTGGAAAAGTCCAGAAGTTGGTCCATGTAAATGCTGGtatcagctggctccaaagggacctgctgctggccagagcgAGCCAAAGGAACACACtggttgcacctctgtgagaccaaatttaaggaagggaaaaaaactgctatacaacagcagctgggagagaggagtgagaagcagccctgcagaccccaaagccagtgcaggagggcaggaggtgctccaggcaggcagcagcagttcccctgcagcctgtggagaggcccagcccatgggtcccacatggagcagatctccacgctgcagcccccccatgggtggaggagcccccggtggagcaaatggatgtggcctggaggaggctgcggcccatggagagcccccgcaggagcaggccccgggccggagctgcagcccatggagaggagcccctgcaggagcagggggtctggggggagctgccgcccagccgtgggggacccgtgctggagcagtttgctcctggggatggaccccgtggtacggagccatgtgggagcagtgcttggagagctgctgcctgtgggcagcccccacaggctcagttcaggaaggatggcatcccgtgggagggaccccacagggagcagggatggagagtgactgagaaggagtggcagaggcaaagtgttagggactgactgcgGCCCCCATTgtcccattcccctgtgccacttgggggaggagagggggacatagaagagagtggatgggggaaaggtgtttttagtttgcttttagtttctcattgcTCTATCCTGTTGGTAATAGGTAATagattatattaatctccctatgccagttttttttttttttccccatgacaacaattgttgagtgatctccctgtccttatttcaaccctTGACCCCTTGAGTTGtatttttctcatcctttctccatcttcttctctcttcttcctcccactccccctcttcttctgaggaggggaagtgagaatGGTTATGGTGGAAATCAGCTGTCCAGCCGGGTAAAACCACACCACCTCCCATACTTTGGATGCTTTCCTGGTGACTAGACACACATGAGTTAGTGGCTTTCAGTTTCGGAATCCCAGGTTACTCCAGAGTGTCTTCAaaagttaatgaagaaaaagggcCTATTGTCAATAAGCTAAATTTCCAAAGATTAAAGATTAAATTTCCAAAGATCAAAGAATGAGCCCGTggactgaaaaatattcagaagtgaTTTCCGGCCAAAAGGTCTTTCCATATTTGAAAGACTGTAGCATAGTTAAGGTTGTTGGGAGTCTTGGAAGACTGCTGGGCTTGATTATTTTGCATAGATGCCCCTGAATTGTAagtttggggagaaaaatagaTCAAAGTTACTTGCGAATGATTTTAGCTATACTTGTAATCCAGACAGGACAGAAAAGTCCaggtttccttttaaaatcctATTAACATCTCTGTTAGCCCTTGGGTATTTTTATTTGGGTGCTGGTGACCTCCTTGGAATTAACAAGAACTGTTTTGTAAAACCCAGGGATTACAATTTCACAAATCTTATCCttagataaaagaaaattgGCTTAATATCTTGTTTGCCCAATCCCTTTAAATGTGGAGCATTACCAAGAAATCTGTCTAAAATGGTATAAATTcgtaaatattttttaaatgcagttgaGATGTACTCCTAGGAACGCATTTTAGAAAGAAGAGAATACCTTTGTGGCTACAGGTTGTTGCGGCTCTTGTCAATGTGAATAAAGAGGGAATCAGTTCACTTCCTGTGATGCAGGCAGCAGTggcaagagagaaaaagtaGCAAAACTGTTCTCGTCACTAAAATTTCCAGACACAACTTGAAATGTTCGCACTTGGTAACTGCAGTTGTTAGaacaataaaaatcttaaagatGCTGTTTATTTGAATTGTCTCTTCAGCTAAGTTCTTCTCCCATTCCTTATGCTTTAGGTTACTGATGGCCCATTTTTATAGAGgcaaaggttatttttattttcacctgccttttttttttttttttttttaaccactgtCAATATGGCATTTGTAGGAGGGGGAAGTGCCCAGATTTCAAGATAATTGTGCCTTCATGTTGTGTGAAAACTGTTTCTGCAAATTGCCTTGCACTAGGATAGTTTCAGTCTTGTTTTATCAGTGGGATACAGCTGGGTAATCTCCACAATAAAGCTGTTAAATGTATTATAATTGGGTTATGGAATGACTGCTCTTGTAAGTGAATTTGCTTATAGGCCTAAAGCTAGTGTTTTAGACTAGTACAAGAACGTTTACCCTTAGTCCTAGTGTTATTTAAAACATCTCCTGTGTGATAGTAAAACTCTAACAGCCTCTTGATGTTAGAGAAGTCTGTGATTACTTCTGCACTCCTTTCCAATCTAAAATTCTTATGTGAAATTACAggccaaaccaaccaaccaaccaaaacaaacaaaaaacaaacacacaaaaaccaagAATCTAAATGTAGTATATTGCTGAGTCATCTAGTTTGGgatggaaattaaattttactgtTTCAATCTTCTTAATAGCTTCCTcattaaaacttaaaagaaCTGGACTGGAACTAAAACTCCACATACCATTCTCTACtattaatttagaaaatttatttttttccccttattttttggtttgtcagacaataaaacattttttggcaTGACATgcagtaaatttattttcagggaaCTTTGTGTTTTGCTCTCTAGTCTGGGTTATGCACCCTGTGTGCTGTGTAACTGCAGACTTTGTTGCTAGGGGAGAGTAGCAATTGCTTTGCATGTAAATGGGTTTGTGTTGTAATGGAGTACAATGCCAACAGAAGTGACAGGCAAGGTTTAATAATTCACAAATTGAAGACTATAGGAATCTAAGGCACTGTGGATCTTGCCAATGTGTATACGTGAAATATCCCTGGGGATTTGGAGTATGTAGTTGAAAGTACATTAAATACAAGCTGGTGTTCTGCTTATGGCAGTTTCTGCTTCATAGAAGAAAGTTCAGTTTCATTAAATTAACCAGAATACACATGATTTTTGGAAGTATAGCATTCTGCAATTGAATCAGTGGTTAAGAGCTGAAAGGTCCTTAATCATGTTACAAATTTGTATCTTCCAAGTCAATGCCAGGATCCCTGTGAGTCACCAGCTATGAACTCTTGAAGGAATATGCCTGGCTGGAGGTTCATTGTCCCCCTCctcttacaaatattttaataaaagccCTGTTTTAAACCCCATTTGGCTACGCACCTGAACATAAGTGAATGTGCACATTCTTATTGTTGTCTTCCTCTGTACCTCCCTCCCAGCATCCCCAATGGTTGCAATAGTGGCCTATGTGGATTTCCATCTTCTCTTGGTCTTCCTTCCAGAAAAAGGATAGGTATGATTTCAATTCAGGTATGCTATAATCAGTTATGTAAGACTTGCTAAGGAAACATGAATCCATCTTCTGTTTTCCCACCATAGTCTAACAGAGAACAACACTGGCTTTTGTTTGCACTCTTCTTTTTAACCCAGTTAGAAGACTTTCTAGCATCTGTTCAGAgagtgctgctttttctttgttccatTCCCCTTGTTCCAAGTAGCAGGAGCTAATCCTTGGTACCTGATGAGCCAATTTTGAATGACGtatgaaatacaaaacagtaCGTTAGTCAAAATAGTTCTAAGCTCATAGTTTAACCATTTTGTGGTGCTAGTGTTTCTCTTGCATTTTCCTGTAACAGCCTGAATTATTTATTGCCACCTAACTCATTCTCTAAGACCTAGATTCTAAACGATTTCCATGTATATTGTGATCTCCAGAATCCAAACAGACAGAATCAGGGAATCATGGAAGTTAGAAGGAGCCTCAGGAGATCATCTCATCCAACCCCACTGCTCAAATACGGTGAACTAGAACAGGTTGCACGGGATGGTGTCAAGtcaggttttgagtatctccacagaaggaaactccacaacTTTGCTgagcaacctcttccagtgtttgactAGGCtcacagtaaaaagaaatgttttcttgtgttcagATGgaatttcatgtgttttaaatCCTGACTGTTGCCTCCTGTCCTATCAGTAGGCACTACTTGCTCCATCTCCTTTATGCCCTCCCATCAAGTATTTACATACCTTGAGAAGGTCCTCGCTGAACCATCCTGGCTCTCTCAGACTCACCTCATATGAGAGATGTTCTGGCCCTTTAATAACCTTGGTGGCCCTTTGTTGGACTTGCTCCAGCGtgtccatgtctttcttttcccagggagcccagaactgtacATAGTGCTTAATATTATGGCTTTACCAGtacagagcagagaggaagggcCACCTCCCTTGACATGCTGGCAGTGCTCTTCCTAATCATtgaattatttaggttggaaaaaactcatgagatcatcaagtccaaccatccaccAGGTGCTACAAGTCCACcaataaaccatgtccctaagcaccatgtccacaTCTCTCTTAcatacctccagggatggcagCTCCACTGCCTCAATGGGCAGCCTGTTACAATGCCTAACCACCTTTTCCATTaataaattcttcctgataaccaacctcaacctcccctggtacaacttgaggccattgcCTTACATCTTATCACTTGCCATGTGAGAAGAGCAACTGACGCCCACCTCGCTGCATCCTCCTTTCAGATAGTTGTAGAGAGCcataaggtctcccctcagcctccttttctccaggctaaacaagccCGATTCCCTCAATCACTTCTCATATGTCTTCCAGtcctttcaccagcttcattgctctttGAATGTGTTCCAGCCAGTCAATATCTatcttgtagtgaggggcccaaaaatGAACACAATACTCAACATGTGCTCTCACCAGTGCCatgtacagagggacaatccATTCCCTagctctgctggccacactatttctgatagaGGCCAGTCTATCAGAAATTGggcttcttggccacctgagcacactgctggcttatgttcaGCCAGGAGTCGacaaacacccccaggtcctttttgCTGGGTGgatttccagccactcttccccaagcaTATACTGCAGCATACGATTGTCATTGTGAGAAGCAATCTGCAGCCAATAACAcaggctcaggcgaggatctcagaGAAGTAACATGTTTATTCATGATTGCAGTGGTGGAcgtcctgcaagcaggagcacaCAACAAAAGTGTATAATGGCCTTATATCCCCTACTGCCTGATGCTTGTTTCTCCCTTATCTGCTTAACGTACCCCCACACACTGTTGTGCCTGTGCAATTACTTCTGAATATGCAAGATTAGTGGAATTTTCTactgcagaaacacagctttAATTCTCACGTTGTGGACCCAAGTGCAGCTCCCAGCATTTAGCCTTGTTGAGTGCCCATACAACTGGATGAAGCACATTGATGTAGCCTATTCAGATCTCTCTTCGGAGCCGTCTTGCCCTCAAGCCGATTAACGCTCCTGCCCAACTTGCTGCTAGCTGCAAATGCAGCCCTCAGTACTGTTAGCCACTTTAGTGGTGAGGGTACATtgcattgctggctcatggtcaacttGGTACCAAGCAAGACAGTATCAGCTATTTCTGATAAAGGGATGAGATAACATGCTTTATTCTTTGTTTCAccataattctgtttttctcctacAGACCCCTCATTTTTTGATGTTGCTTTATTATCACATTCCTGTTTAGTTCATACTACCGTCTCCTGCCACATTAGTTTTTCATATTACAAGATGTGTTTGTGTGGGTATGAAATAGTGCAGAGAATATTCTGTGGCATTTATAAGATCATAATTTTATTCTCGAGCTTTGTGCTTCCACAGATACCCTTTTGAGACTGAAGGTAGGGGTGATGCTTCTGAATGGCTATTTCACCTTGCCTATGTCATTTCATTTTACCTTATAAAATCGCTGGAATGTGTTCTACTACCtagacaagcttgagaagtgggctcatgtgaacctaatgaggttcaacaagtccaagtgcaaggtgctgcacctgggtcagggcaatcctaggcatgaggacagactgggagaagaactcattgagagcagccctgcagagaaggtcTTGGGGGTTCTTGTGGATggaaagctcaacatgagccagcagtgtgtgcttgcagcctagcaggccaactgcatcctgggctgcatcaacagaggtgtgaccagcaggtcgagggaggtgattgtccccctctgctctgcctttgtgaggCCCTCCCTGGAGTACCATGtgtggggcccccagcacaagaaggatgtggacctgttagagcaggtcaAGAGGAAAGCCACGTAGttggtcagagggctggagcacctctcctgtgaagaaaggctgagagagctggggctgttcagcctggaaaagagaaggctctggggtgacctcattgcagcttttcagtatttaaaggggTCTTACAAAAATGATAGAGAAGTACTCTTTGCacaggcagataatgatagaacaagggcgaatggtcttaaactgaaagaggggagatttagattagaagttaggaggaaattcttcactcagagggtggtgaggcactggaacaggttgtccagagaagctgtagatgcctcatccctagaggtgttcaaggcaaggcttgatggggccttggccaacctgatctagtgggcaGCATCTCTGCCTATGGGGGTGGTGGatttagatgatctttaaggtctcttcccaCCCAAGTCGTTCTAtgatttaatttgatttaattaaGAAACAGAACTTTGTCTCCACTATACtgataaatactttttttttttttttttttttttgcattaactAGCTGCAGTCAGTAGTAGACTGCAGCAGTTACATCTGGCATGTGAGCAGTCGTATCAAAACGGATGAATTTCCAAAGGAACTCCTTTAGGACAAGTCTAATGTATTccttttcagctgttttaacCTTAACAGCCTCTTACTTTCAGCTACACTTCACTTATTAagtcattttgtatttaatggTATCATTGCCTGTATTATTTAAGTATGAAGAACATGGTGTTGCAAGAATAGGTTTGTATCAAATTGAATGTTCTCTTGGCTTTTGACAACAGAAGTTAATCTGTTCATGTTTTGTaacaaaaggtttttttctgtagcacatgtatcttggattattttttctgtaattcttttcttcagcttggTATTTCTATTGCACCGAGTTGTTGGGGCATCTGTTTTGCCACAGTAATAGCAAAACGTCTGTGTGTGTATgaagaacatatatatatatatatatattttttttttttttttattattattatttttttttttcagagtgcCAGCCTTAGTGATTTGTgttgtgggttgttttgttttggtacatTCCTGGTACATGTCACTTCAAAGCACGTAATAATTCCACACTGTAGTTCCATTTTTTAACTCAGATGTAGGTAGAGTAGAAGTTGTAAAGGAATAATTTGCCATAGAGTTTCTTTaggatgttcttcagtagtttTAAGTTAAGATACTTACTGCTAGTGCTTTTCTAAGAGAATCTTTATTCACTGTAATATATCCATTCATTCAGGATTGCTTCCAAAATTATGGGCTAACTGGTCCCGTAGCATTCTTCCCATGTATAGTTCAGTAGGTGAAAAACTATCCAAACaaattttgtgaaatgtttctttaaacagCATGCTACTGGCATTCAAAATCTATGCTTGTTTCTTTGGGGAAGAATCACAgataaaactgttttcctgaagaaaggattcttattttaaaaccaaCACAAAAACAGAAGGTAAAACTTTCCCTTTTATTGAAATACCAACTGCTTGAAAATAACTTATAATTGAGGTGTTGATGTAATGTGATCTGTGCCATTTAGAAATGGGAGTGGTATTTCATGGCTGATTCACAGCAGATCCTGTTTTGCCTCAGGAGTCTCTCTGGTAGGGGAACATGAGAACAATACTTAAGAAAGCTCTTTGGAGAGTTAAAGCATGAAAACCCTTTCAAACCAGCGGACTCCATATTTCTTaactaaatttcattttacttgcaTTTCTACAGCTAAAGATAAAATACAGCAGACGAAGATATGAGCCATAAGCCATATTGTACACATTCTCCAATTCTTAATTCTAGGACTATTGTTCAGAGATGTGATCCCTGCTACCACATTAATAAACTgtcctgcaaagaaaaaaggagttATGTTAGCCTTGTTAGAGCCCTGATATAAGGAGCTCTCTAGAGTGAGAAATGGAACGTAAAATATTGTTACGTTTGGGAGCTTTGTGGAGGAAAATGGTGCAATTTTATTATGCCTTGGAGTTCctgtaaatgaaataaagcattgGAAACAGTCCAAAAGCACAGCAAACCATCTATCTTTCTCTCATGTCAGAGTTTCTTTTAAGGCTTTGGTGGGGTCTGTTTCTGTCAGCTAGTCTGACGTGTTTAAAGAGGTTAGAGAACCCGcctcttttaattatttatcaaACCTGTAAGTACTTGAATTACAGGATGGGCTGATCTGTCTGGAAAACTTCTCAGACCTTACGATGTTGCTTATTTAGGAGAAGAAGCTGTGTAGGGTATTTGTTCAGTGGACTTCTGATATGAGGAATGACCCTACTTTTTTGCGTACAGGAAAAACTATCTTGAGATTTTTCCTTTGCCTGATGTATTTCAAACATGTCTTTCCTGTGAATTCTGTATCACGTAGAGAATTCTTTCTACAGTCTGTATTTGCTATAGGTCTTCTCACTTCCCCTGCTTGCTGCCTCTTGCTTACAGGTGAAACAAGTCAGTTCCCTGAAAACCAGTCCATAATAAAGACAGCCTTCCATTTGCCTCTTAAAGCTTCAAGAGTTATTACATAAAGGAATCTTAATTGGTCCATTGCTATAACTTGAACGAAGAAGGCTTAGGTCTCCCATCTGGGATAGCCACGCTTGAAATCTGAGGTA carries:
- the RHNO1 gene encoding RAD9, HUS1, RAD1-interacting nuclear orphan protein 1, with translation MPPKKKRTRNARKTELVFLEEPWEGPIHCCETPQPLAENPRHVPTKPIDKNTSAAWVCAQFETTKSLVLKAFQKKHRGACKAQKQDANHGLPCARGACQRPAACKFPPLTFESSEGRAACSPDALNLAGRKAQHPQGRCENSRAPHNSVWVDSSQSGEETPPEPAPQPVGPAAFSPPDIGTPEPPVRGGRCSSAPSPPGAELCGPGEAAAVLVADTPQEQYGVRVTWRQRPRVLQYLRQRGRLSSADIMVRRDPGLCWGQAR